One segment of Plasmodium vivax chromosome 14, whole genome shotgun sequence DNA contains the following:
- a CDS encoding hypothetical protein, conserved (encoded by transcript PVX_123790A), with translation MKICESKLPIIPIEDAKHYSCSEENDTINLENNSNDLNSYQNFLIGSSPHDGVRKCREKHMHPLVKKEKGAQKNCSHVGSHVGSHAGSHVGSHAGSHVGSHVGSHLGSHSCGHRTRMRTSTRGNNEKGLNLIKRKKGVMRKDPYGSTHLVLGNLRSGRKLKKKLLWNNYYGDQNTNVSELSYIKEFENNSFMHDNSHHMIVYENKYPDYSALSKREKRSEKIKNFFVYSPDIIQRWIRVIFNVIITSLIVTLIYFTFVSVREDINKKVAIQMQNVKEESDACKKQYYAHKCGTVNLPILNDKCEEWLRCMKTDHKLYQDFSFLSAQMLGQLINAFIVQFEWKSICVIAFIFLLIFIGSNYALSIGGGGGTRGNANNEYNVYSPHMGHPPMHPNGNIPPFPYYHFYPFMPQGVSYGGSSSNPDVPVMSNPFLQNKFYSNGSLGRPGGYPPTNYSYLNQYTNNSENNASTQSNGRSKDYSEAYTGPPKKDAKRGSKKLGFLKYLTPDFK, from the coding sequence ATGAAAATCTGCGAGAGCAAGCTGCCCATCATCCCGATCGAGGACGCCAAGCACTACTCGTGCAGCGAGGAGAACGACACCATCAACCTGGAGAACAACTCGAACGACCTGAACAGCTACCAGAATTTCCTGATCGGCAGCTCGCCGCACGACGGGGTGCGCAAGTGCAGGGAGAAGCACATGCACCCGTTGgtaaagaaggagaagggcgCGCAGAAAAATTGCAGCCATGTTGGGAGTCACGTAGGGAGTCACGCTGGCAGCCATGTAGGAAGTCACGCAGGCAGCCATGTAGGAAGCCATGTAGGAAGCCACCTAGGCAGCCACTCATGCGGCCACCGCACCCGCATGCGCACGTCCACCCGCGGCAACAATGAGAAGGGGCTAAATTTGatcaaaaggaagaagggggTGATGCGGAAGGACCCATACGGAAGTACGCACTTGGTATTGGGCAACCTGCGAAGCGGtagaaagttaaaaaaaaaactgctgtGGAATAATTACTATGGAGACCAAAACACAAACGTGTCTGAGCTGTCCTACATAAAAGAATTTGAAAACAACTCCTTTATGCACGACAATAGTCACCACATGATAGTGTACGAAAATAAGTACCCAGATTATAGTGCACTAAGTAAGAGGGAAAAgaggagcgaaaaaataaaaaacttctTTGTGTACTCACCAGATATTATCCAGAGATGGATCAGAGTCATTTTCAATGTCATCATAACGTCCCTAATAGTGACGctgatttattttacattcgTGTCCGTTAGGGAGGATATAAATAAGAAAGTAGCCATTCaaatgcaaaatgtaaaGGAAGAATCTGACGCTTGTAAGAAGCAGTACTATGCCCATAAATGTGGTACCGTAAATTTACCCATTCTGAATGACAAATGTGAGGAATGGCTAAGGTGTATGAAGACAGATCACAAGCTATATCAAGACTTTTCTTTCCTATCTGCTCAAATGTTGGGTCAGCTGATTAACGCCTTTATTGTTCAGTTTGAATGGAAGAGCATTTGTGTGattgcttttattttccttttaatttttattggtAGTAATTATGCCTTATCGATtggtggagggggggggactAGAGGAAATGCGAATAATGAGTATAATGTGTACAGCCCTCATATGGGTCATCCTCCTATGCACCCTAATGGGAATATCCCTCCTTTCCCCTACTACCACTTTTATCCTTTCATGCCACAAGGTGTGAGTTATGGCGGATCGAGTAGCAACCCTGACGTCCCAGTGATGAGTAATCCCTTtctacaaaataaattttattccaATGGCAGTCTGGGCAGACCCGGGGGGTACCCCCCGACGAATTATAGCTACCTGAATCAGTACACGAACAACAGCGAGAACAATGCCTCCACGCAGTCCAACGGTAGGAGCAAGGACTACTCCGAGGCGTACACTGGCCCCCCCAAGAAGGACGCCAAGCGCGGCTCCAAGAAGCTGGGCTTCCTGAAGTACCTCACCCCGGACTTTAAGTAG
- a CDS encoding DNA GyrAse a-subunit, putative (encoded by transcript PVX_123795A; Possible apicoplast targeted protein. Curated by Stuart Ralph, Walter and Eliza Hall Institute of Medical Research, Australia.): MNVAFYLLFPLRELSFFFVKSEKREKRFPIWTPPKSSAPLFIHSGCAGVRQGRSASARYGKGSGWRNGGGKDGGTSLGTSLRPSLLRAEGKPDGEAVPSIGEPTSIASNDRSEEPPARVAKTKGTPPAGANTTGISNHVGESIKRIKGEYYDVEICELLSKNFLSYANFLILNRCLCDYRDGLKTVQRRIIWSMYEINKGAEKRSYKKCARIVGEVIGKYHPHGDKSVYDALVRLAQRHHNSNVLINGYGNFGSVEYNAAAMRYTEAKISNFCYDVLLDEINEENVEYVRNFDGNEIEPKVFCSKVPLLLINGCSGIAVSILSNIPCHNLVDVINCTISFLLNPSIREDHLSAIIKGPDFTTGGIIISKPNELQNVYHTGRGSIEIRSNVFLEYTKDDKQYVTHVNNLANLHPEDIDSRGSKKLVIKNLPPNVKPNELIENMINILNEKKNEHENILQKIRDESEKEDMRIVLELRKNTQVEQINDFLSFIFKYTQMQTTYHCNFVCIGHQNSYTQFSLKSFLQLWCENRIKFIRNNLTIKNKNLQKELHIIDLYILIQKKILEIISFLQKNQNIEEIKNFFKKNFQLNDYQIQHILSMKIQKLVNIKNVHFGPHKEKILTRMRDNRDLIADVDRIKRLIIEELAYIKNKYGTSSAGRLPTPQGVKYKYVYISPSAGGHPLKDHFDPPLPPQRDDPPAFAKNAGDTKEEKEKLRSGVDPDEERTWEEQHMGEQHIGEQHIEEQHIEEQHIEEQHIEEQHIEEQHIEEQHIEEQHIEEQHIEEQHIEEQHIEEQHIEEQHIEEVDPPLPKGKNERGVHHTGGTQRGAKETDPPPVHYRHTYIDCVHADVKDVYNNDHVLVLITYGGYVKKIKVAEKLKNHQNNTIKLSNVKYILKENEERRLNVGGAASGAASGEDSGGENGVATSSANPTSANTANAANCYKVKKSILCRNKDRLLLTDSQNKAYVLDVCDLQTSSYDSKGTPINQVVHCSKSITGMAKFEESKKYLIVCSENGKMKIINNDVFLKKKKKGIRLFKNKKDIHFSYCNFSDNCIVGTASGHIIQFPLSNFKISKKNSLGNKCISLGKNDKVVDLLTYENDEKSVKKFQIIFLSKGGHGKMVNLGELKVQKRRGKGYKIMKFKRAKRGAPIQGGGEARKEENVRKEENMRDEKNEEGESEAPAPLMANRQADQTPAHSTDADEFLGFKLYDMTKRKDNDFLIMITDHAVLIRKNITLLKKKNRKHSSQIYAKLSKLNRLVYFDIM; encoded by the exons ATGAATGTTGCATTTT ATCTGCTTTTCCCTCTCCGCGaattgagttttttttttgtgaaaagcgagaagagggagaagcgatTCCCCATTTGGACCCCCCCCAAGAGCAGTGCCCCGCTTTTTATACACAGTGGGTGTGCGGGTGTGAGgcaggggagaagcgcgtCGGCGCGTTATGGAAAAGGCAGTGGTTGGAGAAACGGTGGTGGGAAGGATGGCGGCACATCCCTGGGGACATCCCTTCGACCATCCCTGCTGCGCGCGGAGGGGAAGCCAGATGGAGAGGCGGTCCCATCGATAGGAGAGCCAACTTCAATTGCGAGCAACGACAGAAGTGAAGAACCCCCCGCCAGGGTGGCAAAAACGaaaggaaccccccccgcaggtgcCAACACGACGGGGATAAGCAACCACGTGGGGGAAAGCATAAAAAGAATCAAAGGGGAGTACTACGATGTGGAAATTTGCGAGCTGCTGTCTAAGAACTTCCTCTCCTATGCGAACTTCTTAATCCTTAATAGATGCCTGTGTGACTATCGCGATGGCCTAAAAACGGTGCAAAGGAGAATCATATGGAGCATGTACGAAATAAACAAAGGCGCGGAGAAACGGAGTTATAAGAAGTGTGCCCGAATAGTGGGTGAAGTCATTGGGAAGTATCACCCCCATGGAGATAAGAGCGTTTACGATGCTTTAGTTCGCCTAGCCCAAAGGCACCACAATAGCAATGTGCTAATCAACGGATATGGGAACTTCGGGTCAGTTGAGTACAACGCTGCGGCCATGCGTTACACGGAGGCCAAAATTTCCAACTTTTGCTACGACGTACTGTTAGAcgaaataaatgaagaaaacgtAGAGTACGTGAGGAACTTCGATGGGAATGAAATAGAGCCGAAGGTGTTTTGCAGCAAAGTTCCGCTCCTACTCATTAATGGCTGCTCAGGCATTGCGGTGAGCATATTAAGTAACATCCCCTGCCACAACCTAGTAGACGTGATCAACTGCACCATAAGCTTTTTGCTCAACCCAAGTATTAGGGAAGACCATTTGTCCGCAATAATAAAGGGGCCAGACTTCACCACAGGGGGAATCATCATAAGCAAACCGAATGAACTGCAAAATGTGTATCACacggggaggggaagcatCGAAATTAGGAGCAACGTCTTTCTAGAGTACACGAAGGATGACAAACAGTACGTCACCCATGTGAATAATTTGGCTAACTTACATCCAGAGGATATAGACTccagggggagcaaaaaacttgttattaaaaatctccccccaaatgtgAAGCCAAACGAACTGATCGAAAATAtgattaacattttaaatgagaaaaaaaatgaacatgaaaatattttacaaaaaattagagACGAAAGTGAAAAGGAGGACATGCGAATTGTACTGGAGTTGAGGAAAAATACCCAAGtggaacaaataaatgatttcctctccttcatttttaaatacacaCAAATGCAAACCACCTACCACTGCAATTTCGTCTGCATCGGTCATCAAAATAGTTATACGCAGTTTTCTTTGAAGTCATTCCTACAGCTATGGTGTGAAAATCGCATCAAATTTATTAGAAATAATTtgacaataaaaaataaaaatttacaaaaagaacTTCACATCATAGACCTGTACATACTCATACAGAAAAAGATTTTGGAAATTATTTCCTTCCTCCAGAAAAACCAAAAcattgaagaaataaaaaatttttttaaaaaaaatttccaactGAATGATTATCAGATCCAGCACATCCTCTCCATGAAGATACAAAAACTGGTGAACATTAAGAACGTCCATTTTGGCCCCCACAAGGAGAAGATTCTAACCCGCATGCGGGATAACCGCGACCTCATCGCCGACGTCGACAGGATCAAGCGCCTCATCATTGAGGAACTGGCCTACATAAAAAACAAGTACGGCACAAGCAGCGCGGGCAGGCTCCCAACCCCCCAGGGGGTTAAGTACAAGTACGTTTATATAAGCCCGTCAGCGGGTGGCCACCCTTTGAAGGACCACTTCgacccgccgcttcccccccagcggGATGACCCACCTGCGTTTGCAAAAAACGCGGGAGatacaaaagaggaaaaagaaaaattgcgAAGCGGCGTAGACCCAGACGAAGAGCGCACCTGGGAAGAGCAGCACATGGGAGAGCAGCACATAGGAGAGCAGCACATCGAAGAGCAGCACATCGAAGAGCAGCACATCGAAGAGCAGCACATCGAAGAGCAGCACATCGAAGAGCAGCACATCGAAGAGCAGCACATCGAAGAGCAGCACATCGAAGAGCAGCACATCGAAGAGCAGCACATCGAAGAGCAGCACATCGAAGAGCAGCACATCGAAGAACAGCACATCGAAGAGGTGGACCCCCCTTTACCCAAGGGTAAGAATGAACGGGGAGTTCACCACACGGGGGGCACCCAAAGGGGGGCGAAAGAGACAGACCCCCCCCCGGTGCACTACAGACACACCTACATCGACTGCGTGCACGCGGACGTCAAAGACGTTTACAACAACGACCACGTGCTCGTCCTGATCACCTACGGGGGGTACGTCAAGAAGATCAAAGTCGCGGAGAAGTTGAAAAATCACCAGAACAATACCATCAAGCTGTCCAACGTGAAGTACATTTTGAAGGAGAACGAGGAGAGGCGCCTCAACGTTGGCGGGGCGGCCAGTGGAGCGGCGAGCGGGGAAGACAGCGGAGGGGAAAACGGCGTGGCCACCTCCAGCGCTAACCCCACCAGCGCAAACACTGCCAATGCGGCCAACTGCTACAAGGTGAAGAAAAGCATCCTGTGCAGGAACAAAGACAGGCTGCTGCTGACGGACAGCCAGAACAAAGCCTACGTCCTGGACGTGTGCGACCTGCAGACCTCGTCCTACGACTCCAAGGGAACGCCCATCAACCAAGTGGTCCACTGCTCGAAGAGCATCACGGGGATGGCCAAGTTCgaggaaagcaaaaagtACCTCATCGTGTGCagcgaaaatggaaaaatgaaaatcatAAACAACGACGTCttcttaaagaaaaaaaaaaaaggaatacgactttttaaaaacaaaaaagatatCCATTTCAGCTACTGCAATTTTAGTGACAACTGCATTGTGGGAACGGCCAGTGGACACATCATTCAGTTCCCACTctccaattttaaaatttccaaaaaaaactcccTGGGGAATAAGTGCATCAGTCTGGGGAAAAACGACAAGGTGGTGGACCTCCTGACGTATGAGAACGACGAGAAGAGTGTCAAGAAATTCCAAatcatttttctctccaaagGTGGGCATGGAAAGATGGTCAACTTGGGGGAGCTCAAGGTGCAGAAGAGGAGGGGCAAGGGgtacaaaattatgaagtTTAAGCGGGCCAAGAGGGGCGCGCCcatccagggggggggagaagcgcgaaaggaggaaaacgtgcgaaaagaggaaaacatgAGGGATGAGAAAaacgaggagggggagagtGAGGCCCCCGCCCCCCTCATGGCCAATCGGCAGGCGGACCAAACTCCCGCGCACAGCACAGACGCAGATGAATTCCTCGGGTTTAAACTCTACGACATGACAAAGAGGAAGGACAACGACTTTCTCATTATGATTACCGACCATGCTGTTCTTATACGGAAAAATATTACCctcttgaaaaaaaaaaacaggaagcACTCATCGCAGATTTACGCCAAGCTGAGCAAGCTCAACCGGCTCGTTTACTTTGACATTATGTAA
- a CDS encoding cAMP-dependent protein kinase regulatory subunit, putative (encoded by transcript PVX_123785A): protein MDDKDIQEQFEKYEEKVKRNSKKNILSDKSKGSFDEGKSNLSSSSSLNKREDGDSQYKPAHSDAQEESQLSGTNQSPSPSAKKKLLISEEYSSDGDETECLSEVDKKEMELKESDLAKLSVGQSKRMSVSAEAYGEWNKKKLNFVPKVYKKEESEKEKIREALNDSFLFNHLNKNEMETIVDAFFDEHVEKNVNIINEGEEGDLLYVIDQGEVEIFKTKENKKEVLTVLKSKDVFGELALLYNSKRAATAKALTKCHLWALDRESFTYIIKDNVAKKRKMYEDFLTQISILKDMDPYERSKVADSLKTKTFADQEDIIKEGEPGDTFYIIVEGNALAIKDKTVIKTYGKGDYFGELALLKNKPRAATVKAKDTCQVVYLDRKSFKRLLGPIEEILHRNVENYRQVLKQLGLDTACIEGN, encoded by the exons ATGGACGACAAAGATATACAGGAGCAATTCGAAAAGTATGAAGAGAAAGTGAAACggaacagcaaaaaaaatatcctcaGCGATAAATCCAAGGGCAGCTTCGATGAAGGGAAGAGCAATTTGTCTAGTTCCTCCTCACTGAATAAAAGGGAAGACGGAGACTCCCAATATAAGCCGGCGCACAGTGATGCCCAGGAGGAGAGTCAGCTCTCCGGCACGAATCAGTCGCCTTCCCCATCTGCGAAGAAGAAGTTACTCATAA gtgaGGAGTACTCCAGCGACGGAGACGAAACGGAGTGCCTGAGCGAAGTGGACAAGAAGGAAATGGAGCTGAAGGAATCGGACCTGGCGAAGCTGAGCGTCGGCCAGAGCAAGCGCATGTCAGTGAGCGCAGAGGCCTACGGAgagtggaacaaaaaaaaactgaatttTGTCCCAAAGGtatacaaaaaggaagaaagcgaaaaagagaaaataaggGAAGCCCTAAATGactccttcctttttaatcacttaaataaaaacgaaatggaaacCATCGTGGACGCCTTCTTTGATGAgcatgtagaaaaaaatgtaaatataattaacgAAGGAGAGGAGGGAGATCTCCTCTACGTAATTGATCAAGGTGAAGTGGAAATATTCAAAacgaaggaaaacaaaaaggaagtatTAACAGTCCTCAAATCGAAGGATGTTTTTGGAGAATTGGCTCTACTGTATAATTCCAAAAGGGCTGCCACAGCGAAAGCATTGACCAAGTGTCACCTGTGGGCACTAGACAGGGAGTCATTCACCTACATAATCAAAGACAACGTTgcgaagaagagaaaaatgtaCGAAGATTTTCTCACCCAAATTTCCATCCTGAAGGATATGGACCCTTATGAAAGGTCCAAAGTTGCTGATTctttaaaaacgaaaacgtTTGCAGATCAAGAGGATATTATTAAAGAAGGGGAACCGGGAGATACCTTTTATATAATCGTTGAAGGAAATGCTTTGGCCATAAAAGACAAGACGGTTATCAAGACGTATGGTAAGGGAGACTACTTTGGAGAGCTCGCCCTTTTGAAGAACAAACCCAGGGCCGCTACTGTTAAGGCGAAAGATACCTGCCAGGTGGTTTACCTCGACCGGAAGAGCTTTAAGAGGCTCCTGGGTCCTATAGAAGAAATTCTCCACAGGAACGTCGAAAATTACAGGCAGGTCCTCAAGCAGTTGGGCCTCGACACGGCTTGCATTGAGGGCAACTGA